The Streptomyces sp. NBC_00286 nucleotide sequence TTGGTGAGCAGCGCGAACTCGTGCACCTGCCGGCCCGGAGCGTGCATCGCCGACATCAGCCGGCTCTCGACCTCCTCGGCGTCCGCGGTCCGCACGGCCCACCCGGCGAACCCGCGCCGGCCGACCGCTTCCTCCGCGCTCCACCCGAGAATCCGCTCCGCCTCACGGTTCCAATGGGTCACGACACCGTCGGCGTCGAACGCGCACAACGCCGCGTCCATCCCATCCAGCAAAGCGGCAAGCAGATCGGCCCCGTCCCGCTCGGGCTCCTGCGGCCCGAGCTCGTCCGTGGTCCCACTACGCCGGGAAGCACTCACCTGGCACCCCCTGCAGGCCGTGTCGGCGTGTCCTGCGCGGTTCGCCCGCGCGCCCGTTCCCTCACTGCGAATCACTCACTAGTAATCATTCAACTCGAACGTGACGCAGCACACACCGGGTTCCCACAAGATTGAAGAAAATCGTTGCACCCCGGAAATGCACCTCACACGTCCCGCGGCCCCCATGCCAGTCAGTCGGACGGTACCGACGCCAAGTCCGCGACGACCGCCGCATGGTCGGACGGCCATACGCCGTCGACGGGACCGTCGCCCGCGCGGTGCACCGAGCGCACGTGGCCGAGCGCGTCCGGGCCCGGCGGTCCGACGTGGATGTAGTCCAGGCGGACGTCGGGATTGCCGGGCTTGATGTAGGGATTGGCCGCGGCCCAGGTGGCCGCCGGGGTCCCTGGATCCGCGTACTCCCAGGCGTCGAGGAACACCTGCCCGGGGACGGCCGGTGCCGTTTTGTAGCCGCCGAACAGCCGGATCTCGTCCGAGTCGGGCCAGGCGTTGAAATCCCCGGTGACGACCGGCGGAAACGCCGTCCCGCCGCGATGATCCGCGACAAACCCGGCGAGAACGCGGACCTGTTCGCACCGCACCGCCGAAGCGTGAGTGAGGGAGGTCAGGTGGGTCGTGAAGAACGGCACCGGATGGCCCGGCGCGTCCAGCCGCGTATACAGCGCCAGCCGCCCGTCGTCCTCCCCCTCAGGCTTCGGCAAGCGCACCACCGCCCGGTCCACGATGGGCCACCGACTGAGCACGGCGTTGCCGAGATCTACCGTCGAGTCCCCGAGCCTCTGCTGCCACCACTCGGGCGCCTCCGAAGCGGCCCAAGTCCAGTACAGCCCCAACTCATCCGCCAGCCACCCCGCCAGGTTCTCCCCACCACAGGCCCACACCTCCTGCAGCCCCACCACATCCGGCCGCAAATCCCGCAACACGGCCAGAACCGCCTTCCGCCGCTCCTCCCAAGGCCCGAACCGCCACCAGAGGTTCCACGTCACTACGCGCATGCGCGCCCTGCCTTCCCGAGATCACGGGCGTGTACGACTTGCGAACTGTCCGCGGCCAGGCGCCGCGTCGCCATCATCCTCACGATGACCTTGTCTTGACAGACCTTCGCACTAGAAGCTTAAAGTGCTAGACAACTAGATAAATGGAGGAACTGGTGATTGAGTTCCACCTGAACGGCCGTTCTGGCCTGTCTCCGTACCAGCAGCTGGTCCAGCAGGTGCGCCACGCGCTGCGGCTCGGCCTGCTCAAGGAAGGGGACAGGCTCCCCACGGTCAAGGAGGTGGCCCGGCAGATGGCGGTCAACCCGAACACCGTGCTCAAGGCGTACCGGGAGCTTGAGCACGAGGGGCTGGTGGCCGCCCGGCCAGGGGTGGGGACATTCGTGACCCGGACGCTGGCCGACGCCTCGCTCGCCGCGCACGGACCGCTCCAGAAGGACCTGCGGCGCTGGCTGGCCAAAGCCCGCCTGGCCGGGCTCGACGACGAGTCCATCGAGGCCCTGTTCATGAACACCTTTCGGACCGCCGCTGGAGAGGACATAGCGTGAGCGCCGTCTTACGAGCCCAGGACCTGGGCAAGAGATACAAGCAGCGCTGGGCGCTGCAGAACTGCGACCTGGACGTGCCCGCCGGGCGGGTCGTCGGCCTGGTCGGCCCCAACGGGGCAGGAAAGTCCACCCTGTTGAACCTTGCCTCCGGGATGCTGACCCCGACCGCGGGCACGATCGAGGTGTGCGGCGGCCGTCCCGCCAGCGGCCCCGCGCAGCTGGCCAAGGTCGGCTTCGTCGCCCAGGACACCCCCACCTACGCCGCCCTGAGCATCGCCGATCACCTGCGGCTCGGTGCCCGCCTCAACCCCGGCTGGGACGACGCCCTGGCCCGCGACCGCATCCGTCAGCTCGGCCTGGACCTCAAACAGAAGGCCGGGAGGCTGTCCGGCGGTCAGCGTGCGCAGCTCGCCCTCACCCTGGGCCTCGCCAAGCGGCCCGAGCTGCTGATCCTGGACGAGCCGGTCGCCGCACTCGACCCCCTCGCCCGCAGGGAGTTCATGCAGGACCTGATGGAGGCCGTCGCCGAACACGAGCTGAGCGTCGTGCTCTCCTCCCACCTGGTCTCCGACGTGGAACGGACCTGCGACTACGTCATCGTCCTGGTCGACTCCCGGGTCCAGGTGGCCGGCGACATCGACGACCTGGTCGCCTGCCACCACCGCCTCACCGGACCGCGCCGAGCCCCGGACACGCTCCCGGCCGGTCAGCACGTCATCACCGCCAGCCACACCGACCGGCAGACCACCCTCCTGGTGCGCACCGACACCGCGGTCCACGATCCCGTCTGGACCGTCAGCCCGCTCGACCTGGAAGACATCGTCCTGGCCTACATGACCCGGCCCGCCGATGCGGTACGTGACACCCGACCCGCACTGGAGGTCCTCCGATGATCTGGCTGACCTGGCGCCAGTTCCGCACCCAGGCCGCCGTGATCTTCGCCGCGGTGACCGCCCTCGCCGCCACCCTCGCGGCCACCGGCCCGCAACTGGCCGACCTCTACCGAACCGCCGGCAGCAGCCTGGTGGACCGGGTCTCCAGCGCGGACCAGACCCTCTACTACGCCGGACTGCTGGGTGTACTCGCCGTACCGGCCGTCATCGGGATGTTCTGGGGCGCACCGCTGATCTCCCGTGAACTGGAGACCGGCACCCACTACCTCGCATGGAACCAGGGCGTCACCCGCACCCGCTGGCTGGCAACCAAGCTGGGCCTCGGCGCGGCGGCCGCCATGACCGCCGCCGGACTGGCCGCACTCGCCGTGAGCTGGTGGAGCAGCCCCATCGACCGGGCCATCAACGGCGGCGGCGCGACGGACACGTACTTCCCGCGGCTCGACCCCGTGGCCTTCGCCGCACGAGGCGTCGCCCCCATGGCCCATGCCGCCTTCGCCTTCGTCCTGGGCGTCGCCCTCGGCCTCGTCATCCGCCGCACCCTGCCCGCGATGGCCACCACGCTCGTCGTCTACGCCACCGTCCAGATCACCGTGCCGATGTGGATCCGGCCCCACCTGGCCGCCACGGACCGGACCACCGTGCCGATCGAGCCCGGCGGCGCCCCCATCAGCATCCAGGAGGGCGCCAAGCAGATCGTCACGCACCCCGAAGTGCCCGGCGCCTGGCTCACCTCCCAGCAGACGCTGAACGCCGCCGGTCAGCCGGTCCCGGTACCGTCGTCCTTCGCCGACTGCCTGCACACCGAATCGGGCCCGCCCACCGCGCAGCAATTCGACGGCTGCCTCGCCGACCTCGGCGCCCAGGGCTACCAGCAGCAGGTGACCTACCAGCCCGCCGGCAACTTCTGGACCCTGCAATGGGCCGAGACCGGGCTCTACCTCGGCCTCGCCCTGGCCCTGACCGGGTTCTGCGCCTGGTGG carries:
- a CDS encoding endonuclease/exonuclease/phosphatase family protein; translated protein: MRVVTWNLWWRFGPWEERRKAVLAVLRDLRPDVVGLQEVWACGGENLAGWLADELGLYWTWAASEAPEWWQQRLGDSTVDLGNAVLSRWPIVDRAVVRLPKPEGEDDGRLALYTRLDAPGHPVPFFTTHLTSLTHASAVRCEQVRVLAGFVADHRGGTAFPPVVTGDFNAWPDSDEIRLFGGYKTAPAVPGQVFLDAWEYADPGTPAATWAAANPYIKPGNPDVRLDYIHVGPPGPDALGHVRSVHRAGDGPVDGVWPSDHAAVVADLASVPSD
- a CDS encoding GntR family transcriptional regulator — encoded protein: MEELVIEFHLNGRSGLSPYQQLVQQVRHALRLGLLKEGDRLPTVKEVARQMAVNPNTVLKAYRELEHEGLVAARPGVGTFVTRTLADASLAAHGPLQKDLRRWLAKARLAGLDDESIEALFMNTFRTAAGEDIA
- a CDS encoding ABC transporter ATP-binding protein, whose product is MSAVLRAQDLGKRYKQRWALQNCDLDVPAGRVVGLVGPNGAGKSTLLNLASGMLTPTAGTIEVCGGRPASGPAQLAKVGFVAQDTPTYAALSIADHLRLGARLNPGWDDALARDRIRQLGLDLKQKAGRLSGGQRAQLALTLGLAKRPELLILDEPVAALDPLARREFMQDLMEAVAEHELSVVLSSHLVSDVERTCDYVIVLVDSRVQVAGDIDDLVACHHRLTGPRRAPDTLPAGQHVITASHTDRQTTLLVRTDTAVHDPVWTVSPLDLEDIVLAYMTRPADAVRDTRPALEVLR
- a CDS encoding transporter, which translates into the protein MIWLTWRQFRTQAAVIFAAVTALAATLAATGPQLADLYRTAGSSLVDRVSSADQTLYYAGLLGVLAVPAVIGMFWGAPLISRELETGTHYLAWNQGVTRTRWLATKLGLGAAAAMTAAGLAALAVSWWSSPIDRAINGGGATDTYFPRLDPVAFAARGVAPMAHAAFAFVLGVALGLVIRRTLPAMATTLVVYATVQITVPMWIRPHLAATDRTTVPIEPGGAPISIQEGAKQIVTHPEVPGAWLTSQQTLNAAGQPVPVPSSFADCLHTESGPPTAQQFDGCLADLGAQGYQQQVTYQPAGNFWTLQWAETGLYLGLALALTGFCAWWIRRRLT